Genomic window (Psychromonas sp. L1A2):
ATATTAGGTGCGTTACCTGGTTTAACGGCAACCATGGGCGTAGCAATATTATTGCCTTTCACTTTTGGAATGGCCCCTACGCCGGCACTTGTTATGTTAATTGGGGTTTATATTGGTGGTATTTACGGTGGTTCAATCGCCGCTATTTTATTAAAAACACCAGGTACCCCTGCTTCGGCAGCAACGGTACTTGATGGTCATACAATGGCTATCAAAGGTCTTGCGGCAAAAGCGTTGAGTATCGCTGCCGTGGCATCATTTATTGGTGGTTTAATTAGTACCATTGTATTAATTGCTATTGCACCCATATTGGCAGATTTTGCACTGCGATTTAATGCACCTGAATACTTTGCACTTGCACTGTTTGGCTTAACTATTATTGCGAGCGTTTCAGCTAAAAATATCATGAAAGGTCTACTCGCAGGGACTATCGGCTTATTAGTGTCTATGGTTGGCTTAGACCCTATCAGTAGTGTACCTCGCTTTACCTTTGGTATATTAGATCTTTATAGTGGGATTAATATTATCCCTGTATTAATCGGTTTATTTGCCATTTCAGAAGGTTTAAATCAATTAGAAAAGCTATCTAGTGATAAACAAGACATTCCTCCTAAGTTTGATTATAAACTATTGAGTTTTTCAGATTTTAAGAAGATTTTACCTACAACGATCAAGAGTGGTCTTATCGGTACCTCAATTGGTTCAGTGCCTGGCGCTGGGGCTGATATTTCAGCTTTTGCTTGTTACAACGAAGCAAAGCGTGTTGCTAAAAATCCAGAAGAATTTGGTAATGGTTCAATGCATGGTTTAGCAGCCGCGGAATCAGGCAACAATGGAGTAACCGGTGGTTCATTAGTACCTTTATTAACATTAGGTGTACCGGGTGATGCGGTTTCAGCAGTATTGTTAGGGGCTTTAATTGTTCAAGGTTTAACACCGGGTCCATTATTGTTTACTCAAAATCCTGAAATTGTTTATGGTATTTTTAGCTCGATGATTGTAGCAAATATAGTCATGCTAATTATTGGATTTCTAGGTATCAGATTCTTCTGCCGTATTATAGAAGTACCAAAAATAATTATGATCCCTATTATCATCTTCCTATCTGTTATTGGTGCTTACGCAATTAATAACTCTATGTTTGATGTAGGTATTGCGATTACATTTGGCTTATTAGGCTTTATATTAAATAAACTAGATATCCCATCGTCACCTATTTTATTAGCGATAATATTAGGCCCAATGGCAGAAACAAACTTAAGAAAATCCTTGATCTTGTATGAAGGTAGTTGGTCGTTCTTGTATGATCGTCCAATTGCACTAGCCTTTATTCTATTCGCTGTTTTCTCTGTTTATTCAACTATTAAACTGAAAAAGAAAGAGCGTTTAGCAGAAGAGAAAAAATAATTTTATTATGAGAGGTTTATATTTAGAAATAAAGAAAAGTAGCAAATGACATCATATGTATTTGCTACTTTTCTTTTAATCATTCATCGCAATGCGCTCATTAATTATTTGGTATTTACAATTAATGCATAACGACCATCTTGGTGAGTAAATCCCCAAACTGTATTATTATTGTAGTTATAGCCCCATATGTAAGTTGCACAACTATCAGCAACATCACTCGGCACACTTCCCGTTCCAGAACCATACATTACACTGAAATCATCTGAGTAAGCCGTAGCAGTGAAACAACTATCATCAAGGAACTCTTCCCAATCACCACTGGTTTCATTATATCGACCGATAGTTAATGTTGATAACTCAGCACCTTCAGGAGCAGTCATTGCAAGAGTGATTGCATCAGCTTGATCATTATCACTGACCACACCATCACGAATAACATTAGTTGGATTATCTCTTTCAACTGCATCTTTATCATAAAATAATTCAGATGGAGAGGTATCTTGTACAAAACCATTGGTATTTTTATAACTACCATCTTGATTCAAATTACCATTAATGAACAAAATATCAGACACAGTAGTTTCATTATTATCAGCAAACCAACTCAATGATAATAACTCGTTCATAGCGTCTTCGTTGCGTGAAATATT
Coding sequences:
- a CDS encoding tripartite tricarboxylate transporter permease, which translates into the protein MMEYLFNGFADAFSLAVFPVLVFGVLGGVILGALPGLTATMGVAILLPFTFGMAPTPALVMLIGVYIGGIYGGSIAAILLKTPGTPASAATVLDGHTMAIKGLAAKALSIAAVASFIGGLISTIVLIAIAPILADFALRFNAPEYFALALFGLTIIASVSAKNIMKGLLAGTIGLLVSMVGLDPISSVPRFTFGILDLYSGINIIPVLIGLFAISEGLNQLEKLSSDKQDIPPKFDYKLLSFSDFKKILPTTIKSGLIGTSIGSVPGAGADISAFACYNEAKRVAKNPEEFGNGSMHGLAAAESGNNGVTGGSLVPLLTLGVPGDAVSAVLLGALIVQGLTPGPLLFTQNPEIVYGIFSSMIVANIVMLIIGFLGIRFFCRIIEVPKIIMIPIIIFLSVIGAYAINNSMFDVGIAITFGLLGFILNKLDIPSSPILLAIILGPMAETNLRKSLILYEGSWSFLYDRPIALAFILFAVFSVYSTIKLKKKERLAEEKK